The following are from one region of the Synechococcus sp. CBW1108 genome:
- the fabD gene encoding ACP S-malonyltransferase → MGIAWVFPGQGSQKVGMAAGLLELPRARQRFEQASELLGRDLLAICAGSATGELSDLNDTRNTQPALFVIESLLAEALQAQGRTAQVVAGHSLGELVALHVAGVFDFATGLALMQRRSTLMAQAGGGAMTAVIGFDRGELEALVAATEGVVIANDNSSAQVVLSGHPDAVAAVSGQLSCKRAVPLAVSGAFHSPLMADAAEAFGRELGAVPFADAAIPVLSNTDPTPETSGAALKARLIRQMTTGVRWRETMDQLGALGVTTAVEIGPGAVLSGLIKRSCPAIVSAQINSAADLGGFDLGAADLGLASTP, encoded by the coding sequence ATGGGCATTGCCTGGGTATTTCCTGGCCAGGGCTCCCAGAAGGTCGGCATGGCCGCAGGCCTGCTGGAGCTGCCCCGGGCCCGGCAACGGTTTGAACAGGCCTCAGAGCTGCTGGGTCGCGATCTACTGGCCATCTGCGCCGGCAGCGCCACAGGCGAGCTCAGCGACCTCAACGACACCCGCAACACCCAGCCGGCCCTGTTTGTGATCGAAAGCCTGCTGGCCGAGGCGCTCCAGGCCCAGGGGCGCACCGCCCAGGTTGTAGCTGGCCACAGCCTGGGCGAGCTGGTGGCCCTGCACGTGGCCGGGGTGTTCGACTTCGCCACTGGCCTGGCCCTGATGCAGCGACGCAGCACCCTGATGGCCCAGGCGGGCGGCGGCGCCATGACGGCGGTGATCGGCTTCGACCGCGGCGAACTGGAGGCCCTGGTGGCCGCCACCGAAGGGGTGGTGATCGCCAACGACAACAGCAGCGCCCAGGTGGTGCTCTCCGGTCACCCCGATGCGGTGGCGGCCGTCAGCGGCCAACTCAGCTGCAAGCGGGCCGTTCCCCTGGCCGTCAGCGGCGCCTTCCATTCCCCCCTCATGGCCGACGCGGCTGAGGCCTTTGGCCGGGAGCTGGGGGCTGTGCCCTTTGCCGATGCGGCCATCCCCGTGCTCAGCAACACCGATCCCACTCCGGAGACCAGCGGGGCGGCCCTCAAGGCCCGCCTGATCCGGCAGATGACCACGGGGGTGCGCTGGCGCGAAACCATGGACCAGCTCGGCGCCCTCGGGGTCACCACCGCCGTGGAGATCGGGCCCGGTGCCGTGCTCAGCGGCCTGATTAAACGCAGCTGCCCAGCCATCGTTTCCGCCCAGATCAACAGTGCTGCCGATCTGGGTGGTTTCGATCTGGGGGCTGCCGATCTGGGGCTGGCCAGCACCCCATGA
- a CDS encoding 1-acyl-sn-glycerol-3-phosphate acyltransferase: MNRPVAAVKRALRRRKPAEPPALIRTPRPSLTYRLISYLLVFPVFRLLFRGRTSGNAKVPLEGALVVVANHGSHLDPPLLGHALGRPVAFMAKAELFRVPILGPIIRACGAYPVARGASDREAIRTATDRLLQGWATGVFIDGSRQADGRVNAPQAGAALLAARAGAPLLPVAIINSHRALGRGQASARLVPIHIRIGTPIPPPASRRRPDLDAVTAACQAQINALLDQGLINDRSLPPASQADGLPPSP; encoded by the coding sequence ATGAACCGGCCCGTCGCCGCCGTCAAACGGGCCCTGCGCCGCCGCAAACCCGCCGAGCCCCCGGCCCTGATTCGCACGCCCAGGCCCAGCCTCACCTACCGGCTGATCAGCTACCTGCTGGTTTTTCCGGTGTTCAGGCTGCTCTTCCGCGGCCGCACCAGTGGCAACGCCAAGGTGCCGCTGGAAGGGGCGCTGGTGGTAGTGGCCAACCACGGCTCCCACCTCGACCCGCCCCTACTGGGCCATGCCCTGGGCCGGCCCGTCGCCTTCATGGCCAAGGCCGAGCTGTTTCGGGTGCCGATCCTGGGCCCGATCATCCGGGCCTGCGGGGCCTACCCGGTGGCCCGCGGCGCCAGCGACCGTGAGGCAATCCGCACCGCCACCGACCGCCTGCTGCAGGGCTGGGCCACCGGTGTATTCATCGACGGCAGCCGCCAGGCCGATGGCCGGGTCAACGCACCCCAGGCCGGAGCTGCCCTGCTGGCGGCCAGGGCCGGAGCGCCCCTGCTGCCGGTGGCGATCATCAACAGCCACCGGGCCCTGGGCCGGGGGCAGGCCAGCGCCCGGCTGGTGCCGATCCACATCCGCATCGGCACGCCGATCCCCCCGCCGGCGTCCCGGCGCCGCCCAGACCTGGACGCCGTCACCGCCGCCTGCCAGGCCCAGATCAATGCCCTGCTGGACCAGGGCCTGATCAACGACCGATCCCTCCCCCCAGCCAGCCAGGCAGATGGGCTGCCGCCCAGCCCTTGA
- a CDS encoding YdcF family protein has protein sequence MWWPAPPPAQLILVLGGDPAREQRAATLAARDGLPVLVSGGSNPEYAHWLFELRQGLPPSQVQLDYRASDTLSNFTSLVDDLRRARIRHVLLVTSSDHMERALLVGRIVAGSRGIQLTPVPVDCADSCQPEGRRKVWGDGVRAALWVLSGRDLKGWAAAHLPGWLGGGIGR, from the coding sequence ATGTGGTGGCCCGCCCCGCCCCCAGCCCAGCTGATCCTGGTGCTGGGGGGCGATCCGGCCCGGGAGCAGCGGGCGGCGACCCTGGCGGCCCGTGACGGCCTGCCGGTGCTGGTGAGCGGCGGCAGCAATCCCGAATACGCCCACTGGCTGTTTGAACTGCGCCAGGGCTTGCCGCCCAGCCAGGTGCAGCTCGACTACCGCGCCAGTGACACCCTCTCCAACTTCACCTCCCTGGTGGACGACCTGAGGCGGGCCCGCATCCGCCACGTCCTGCTCGTTACCAGCAGCGACCACATGGAAAGGGCCCTGCTCGTGGGCCGGATCGTTGCCGGCAGCCGGGGCATTCAGCTCACGCCCGTGCCCGTTGACTGCGCCGATAGCTGTCAGCCGGAGGGCCGCCGCAAGGTTTGGGGGGATGGGGTCCGGGCGGCTCTGTGGGTGCTGAGTGGTCGCGACCTCAAGGGCTGGGCGGCAGCCCATCTGCCTGGCTGGCTGGGGGGAGGGATCGGTCGTTGA
- the tsaB gene encoding tRNA (adenosine(37)-N6)-threonylcarbamoyltransferase complex dimerization subunit type 1 TsaB, protein MGAVLALHSSSDVLGVGVAWPGMAGPAELGAFPLGRGLANQLLACIEQQLPADQWPQLDRLAVAIGPGGFTSTRLTVVLARTLAQQLDVPLDGVGSFLLVARRLAIQQPTWLVQELARRGVVAGLYGPAPRGDRAAVVELAAPRLFAPDTPLPPGPQLAAVTQLPADVGQLLELSLQAHAQGLAAPWQSVLPLYPTSPVAGI, encoded by the coding sequence ATGGGCGCCGTGCTTGCCCTGCACAGCTCCAGCGATGTGCTGGGGGTTGGCGTGGCCTGGCCCGGGATGGCAGGGCCAGCCGAGCTGGGCGCCTTTCCGCTCGGCCGCGGCCTCGCCAACCAGTTGCTGGCCTGTATCGAGCAGCAGCTGCCGGCGGATCAGTGGCCCCAGTTGGACCGTCTGGCGGTGGCGATCGGGCCGGGGGGATTCACCAGCACCAGGCTCACGGTGGTGCTGGCCCGCACCCTCGCCCAGCAGCTCGATGTGCCCCTTGATGGGGTGGGCAGTTTTCTGCTGGTGGCCAGGCGGCTGGCGATCCAGCAGCCCACCTGGCTGGTGCAGGAGCTGGCCCGTCGCGGGGTGGTGGCGGGGTTGTATGGCCCGGCTCCCAGGGGCGACAGGGCGGCGGTGGTCGAGTTGGCGGCGCCCCGGCTGTTTGCCCCGGACACCCCCTTGCCCCCCGGCCCCCAGCTCGCTGCCGTCACCCAGCTGCCCGCCGACGTTGGCCAGCTGCTGGAGCTCAGTCTGCAGGCCCATGCCCAGGGCCTGGCAGCCCCCTGGCAGTCGGTGTTGCCGCTCTATCCCACCTCGCCGGTGGCCGGGATCTGA
- a CDS encoding Ycf34 family protein, protein MCICVDCHWVDRCQAYHAVERQHGVAHLCSSPDFLPQQPRIHVQVQDLAGGGVGVEWDVRACRSFQRDGGRWLRLCPGAALPP, encoded by the coding sequence ATGTGCATCTGTGTGGATTGCCACTGGGTCGACCGCTGTCAGGCCTACCACGCGGTGGAGCGCCAGCATGGGGTTGCCCACCTCTGCTCCAGTCCCGACTTCCTGCCGCAGCAGCCCCGCATTCACGTACAGGTGCAGGATCTTGCTGGTGGGGGCGTGGGAGTGGAATGGGATGTCCGGGCCTGCCGCAGTTTTCAGCGCGACGGTGGCCGCTGGCTGCGCCTCTGCCCAGGCGCGGCCCTGCCGCCATGA
- a CDS encoding CCA tRNA nucleotidyltransferase: MHMLPRPSQAPIVTAGRPAGEVAQALWQRLLAEPWPLPLQALPAGTALVGGAVRDGLLGCLEPQPDLDFVVDGDAITLTRQLARDHGGTVVILDVDHNIARLVLGGWNLDLARRGGPSLEADLLRRDYSVNAIALPLPAGGGAASALVDPSGGLGHLQQRQLVALSEANLLADPLRLLRGIRLASSLGFALETSSAAWIQSHGAQLTTVAGERVLAELAKLAAAQQGERGLAQALAWNLLQGWGADASANLAGLSLERARQRGLLEGEIEWALPLARICALLPPEALAGLRSSNRLQQRCRALRHWQQQVAQVGCWANLPESSCLALQRQLEADFPALILLLAEPTPQLLERWRNPADPLFHPRSPLDGRSLQQQLAIPAGPELGQLLEHLSLERSFGRLPPGPEGEGAALAAAESWWRQRQGRRRD, from the coding sequence ATGCACATGCTGCCCAGGCCCAGCCAGGCACCCATTGTGACCGCTGGCCGCCCCGCCGGCGAGGTGGCCCAGGCGCTGTGGCAACGGCTGCTGGCCGAGCCCTGGCCCCTGCCCCTGCAGGCCCTGCCCGCCGGCACGGCGCTGGTGGGCGGTGCGGTGCGGGATGGCCTGCTGGGCTGCCTCGAGCCCCAACCCGACCTCGACTTTGTTGTCGACGGCGATGCCATCACCCTGACCCGCCAGCTCGCCAGGGACCATGGCGGCACTGTGGTGATCTTGGACGTCGACCACAACATCGCCCGGCTGGTGCTGGGGGGCTGGAATCTCGACCTGGCCCGCCGCGGGGGCCCCAGCCTGGAGGCCGACCTGCTGCGCCGCGACTACAGCGTCAATGCCATCGCCCTGCCGCTGCCGGCCGGCGGGGGCGCTGCGAGCGCCCTGGTGGATCCCAGCGGCGGCCTGGGCCATCTGCAGCAACGCCAACTGGTGGCCCTGAGCGAGGCCAACCTGCTCGCCGACCCCCTGCGGCTGCTGCGGGGCATCCGGCTCGCCTCCAGCCTGGGTTTTGCACTTGAAACCAGCAGCGCAGCCTGGATCCAATCCCATGGGGCCCAGCTCACGACCGTCGCCGGCGAGCGGGTGCTGGCGGAACTGGCAAAACTGGCGGCCGCCCAGCAGGGCGAACGGGGCCTGGCCCAGGCGCTCGCCTGGAACCTGCTGCAGGGCTGGGGCGCCGATGCCAGCGCCAACCTGGCCGGGCTGAGCCTCGAGCGGGCCCGGCAGCGGGGCCTGCTCGAGGGCGAAATCGAGTGGGCCCTGCCCCTGGCCAGGATCTGCGCCCTGTTGCCCCCAGAAGCCCTGGCCGGCCTGCGCAGCAGCAACCGCCTGCAACAGCGCTGCCGGGCCCTGCGCCACTGGCAGCAGCAGGTGGCCCAGGTGGGCTGCTGGGCAAACCTGCCAGAGTCGAGCTGCCTGGCCCTGCAGCGGCAGCTGGAGGCCGATTTCCCTGCCCTGATACTGCTACTGGCCGAACCGACCCCCCAGCTGCTGGAGCGCTGGCGCAACCCCGCCGACCCCCTGTTCCATCCCCGCTCCCCCCTCGATGGCCGCAGCCTGCAACAGCAGCTGGCCATCCCCGCCGGCCCGGAGCTGGGCCAGCTGCTCGAGCACCTCAGCCTGGAGCGGTCCTTCGGCCGCCTGCCCCCGGGGCCGGAAGGGGAGGGCGCGGCCCTGGCTGCGGCGGAGAGCTGGTGGAGGCAACGCCAAGGCCGGCGGCGTGATTAA
- a CDS encoding RNA-binding protein — protein MSIRLYVGNLPQTFDAKELEALFTAVGEGVRFKAVNDRETGACRGFGFVNTDDQKLADSVIEQLNGKDFGGNTLRIEISERKEGRSAAPAERRSGSAPTPARKAVNKVVHADNIDSEAPDPRWAGELAKLKDLLANQKAAV, from the coding sequence ATGAGCATTCGCCTCTACGTCGGCAACCTGCCGCAAACCTTTGATGCCAAGGAGCTGGAGGCTCTGTTTACCGCCGTGGGAGAGGGAGTGCGCTTCAAGGCCGTCAACGACCGTGAAACCGGGGCCTGCCGCGGCTTCGGCTTTGTAAACACCGATGATCAGAAACTGGCTGACTCGGTAATCGAACAGCTCAACGGCAAGGACTTCGGCGGTAACACTCTGCGCATCGAGATCTCCGAGCGCAAGGAAGGCCGCAGCGCCGCCCCCGCCGAGCGCCGCAGCGGCAGTGCCCCCACCCCGGCCCGCAAGGCCGTGAACAAGGTGGTGCACGCCGACAACATCGACAGCGAAGCCCCCGATCCCCGCTGGGCCGGGGAGCTGGCCAAGCTCAAGGATCTCCTCGCCAACCAAAAGGCCGCTGTCTGA
- a CDS encoding alpha/beta fold hydrolase, translating to MLIHGFGASVGHWRHNLPALADRARVVAVDLLGFGASDKPVSRLSGEPKQAGAVHYCFDLWGQLVADLVRERLLGPKEQGPTQVHLVGNSIGAMVALTAARQLLAAGITPAQVILIDCAQRTLDDKRAAQLPGWERASRPLVKQLVRQRWLVTPLFRLLARPAFIRRVLARAYPSGAHVDDELVALLHRPSTDPGATESFRGFVNLFNDYLAPQLLAELDGASPPLPVRLLWGEADPWEDPAEARRWAASFGCIQELRILPGLGHCPHDEAPELVNGILLEWIL from the coding sequence GTGTTGATCCATGGCTTTGGGGCCTCGGTGGGTCACTGGCGCCACAACCTGCCTGCCCTGGCTGATCGGGCCCGGGTGGTGGCGGTAGATCTGCTCGGTTTCGGCGCCAGTGACAAACCCGTATCCCGGCTATCTGGTGAGCCCAAACAGGCCGGTGCGGTTCACTACTGCTTCGACCTCTGGGGCCAGCTGGTGGCCGACCTGGTGCGCGAGAGGCTGCTGGGGCCTAAGGAGCAAGGGCCGACCCAGGTCCATCTTGTCGGCAACTCGATCGGCGCCATGGTGGCCCTCACCGCCGCCCGGCAGCTGCTGGCCGCCGGCATCACCCCGGCCCAGGTGATCCTGATTGACTGCGCCCAGCGAACCCTCGACGACAAGCGGGCCGCCCAGCTGCCGGGCTGGGAGCGGGCCAGCCGCCCCCTGGTGAAACAACTGGTGCGCCAGCGTTGGTTGGTTACCCCCCTGTTTCGGCTGCTGGCCCGGCCGGCCTTCATCCGCCGCGTGCTGGCCCGGGCCTACCCCAGCGGCGCCCACGTCGACGACGAGCTGGTGGCCCTGCTGCATCGCCCGAGCACCGACCCCGGAGCCACGGAAAGCTTCCGGGGCTTCGTAAACCTGTTCAACGACTATCTCGCCCCCCAGCTGCTGGCAGAGCTAGATGGGGCAAGCCCTCCCCTGCCGGTGCGGCTGCTGTGGGGCGAAGCCGATCCCTGGGAAGATCCCGCCGAAGCCCGCCGCTGGGCCGCCAGCTTTGGCTGCATCCAGGAGTTGAGGATTCTGCCTGGGCTGGGCCACTGCCCCCACGATGAAGCACCCGAGCTGGTCAATGGGATCCTGCTGGAGTGGATCCTGTAG
- a CDS encoding phytoene synthase: MVVSALPNLDQAYEACRRETAEWAKTFYLGTLLMPAAKRRAIWAIYVWCRRTDELMDSAEAQARPVAELAGRLDRWEERTRKLFAGEVHDGLDLVMRDTIERYPQPMQAYLDMIEGQRMDLNQHRYENFEQLELYCYRVAGTVGLMTQEVMGLDPAYTTAPWSDRPDTSRSAVALGIANQLTNILRDVGEDRGRGRIYLPQEDLARFGYSEEQLLAGVVNDNWRALMRFQLERARMWFARSEAGVRWLAPDARWPVWASLRLYRGILDVIESHGYDVFNKRAYVPRAGKLIDLPFSYLVAQVR; this comes from the coding sequence ATGGTGGTTTCCGCCCTGCCCAACCTCGACCAGGCCTACGAGGCATGCAGGCGAGAAACGGCTGAATGGGCCAAAACCTTCTACCTGGGCACCCTGCTGATGCCAGCAGCCAAGCGGCGGGCGATCTGGGCCATCTACGTGTGGTGTCGCCGCACCGACGAGCTGATGGACAGCGCCGAGGCCCAAGCCCGGCCTGTGGCGGAGTTGGCCGGGCGGCTGGACCGCTGGGAGGAGCGCACCCGCAAGCTCTTCGCCGGCGAAGTGCACGACGGCCTCGACCTGGTGATGCGCGACACGATCGAGCGCTATCCCCAGCCCATGCAGGCCTATCTCGACATGATCGAAGGCCAGCGGATGGACCTGAACCAGCACCGCTATGAAAATTTTGAGCAGCTCGAGCTCTACTGCTATCGGGTGGCGGGCACCGTGGGATTGATGACCCAGGAGGTAATGGGCCTTGACCCTGCCTACACCACTGCCCCCTGGAGCGATCGACCCGACACTTCCCGCTCGGCGGTGGCCCTGGGCATTGCCAACCAGCTCACCAACATCCTGCGGGATGTGGGAGAGGATCGCGGTCGCGGTCGCATCTACCTGCCCCAGGAGGATCTGGCGCGCTTTGGCTATAGCGAAGAGCAGTTGCTGGCCGGCGTTGTCAACGACAACTGGCGGGCATTGATGCGCTTCCAGCTGGAGCGGGCCCGCATGTGGTTCGCCCGTTCGGAGGCGGGGGTGCGCTGGTTGGCCCCAGATGCCCGCTGGCCGGTTTGGGCCTCATTGCGCCTCTATCGGGGCATTCTCGATGTGATCGAATCCCACGGCTATGACGTGTTCAACAAGCGGGCCTACGTGCCTCGGGCCGGCAAGTTGATCGATCTGCCCTTCTCTTACCTGGTGGCTCAGGTGCGCTGA
- the pds gene encoding 15-cis-phytoene desaturase translates to MRVVIAGAGLAGLSCAKYLCDAGHTPVVVEARDVLGGKVAAWQDADGDWYETGLHIFFGAYRNMRQLLKELDIEDRLQWKSHSMIFNQKETPGTYSRFEFPDIPAPFNGLAAILGNNDLLTWPEKIAFGIGLVPAILRGQQYVEECDRYSWTEWLRIHNIPERVNDEVFIAMAKALNFIDPDEISSTVVLTALNRFLQESDGSKMAFLDGNPPQRLCQPIVDYIEARGGEVHLNAPLRQIELHADGTVKAFQIGGIKGQEPRTLTADAYVSAMPVDPFKLLVPEPWKEIPYFKKLDGLNGVPVINIHLWFDRKLTEIDHLLFSRSPLLSVYADMSNTCREYEDPDRSMLELVFAPAKDWIGRPDEEIVAATLEELKRLFPLHFSGDDQAQLRKSIVVKTPLSVYKTVPGCQQLRPDQASPIANFFLAGCYTMQRYLASMEGAVLSGKQCAQAISATA, encoded by the coding sequence ATGCGCGTCGTCATCGCCGGAGCAGGGCTCGCCGGGCTGTCGTGCGCCAAATACCTCTGTGACGCCGGCCACACCCCAGTGGTGGTCGAGGCTCGCGACGTGCTCGGCGGCAAGGTGGCGGCCTGGCAGGACGCAGACGGCGACTGGTATGAAACCGGTCTGCATATCTTTTTTGGCGCGTACCGCAACATGCGCCAGCTCCTCAAGGAGCTGGACATCGAAGACCGGCTGCAGTGGAAGAGCCACTCGATGATCTTCAACCAAAAGGAAACCCCAGGCACCTACAGCCGCTTCGAGTTTCCCGACATCCCGGCCCCCTTCAACGGCTTGGCGGCGATCCTGGGCAACAACGACCTGCTCACCTGGCCCGAGAAGATCGCCTTTGGCATCGGCCTGGTGCCGGCTATCCTGAGGGGTCAGCAGTATGTCGAGGAGTGCGACAGGTACTCCTGGACGGAATGGCTGCGCATCCACAACATCCCAGAACGGGTGAACGATGAGGTGTTCATCGCCATGGCCAAGGCGCTGAATTTCATCGATCCCGATGAGATCTCCAGCACCGTGGTGCTCACCGCCCTCAACCGCTTCCTGCAGGAGAGCGATGGCTCGAAGATGGCCTTCCTTGATGGCAACCCACCCCAGCGGCTCTGCCAGCCGATCGTTGACTACATCGAGGCCCGCGGTGGTGAGGTGCATCTCAATGCCCCCCTGCGCCAGATCGAGCTCCATGCCGATGGCACGGTGAAGGCCTTCCAGATCGGGGGCATCAAGGGCCAGGAGCCCCGCACCCTCACGGCCGATGCCTACGTGAGTGCCATGCCGGTTGACCCCTTCAAACTGTTGGTGCCTGAGCCCTGGAAGGAAATTCCCTACTTCAAGAAGCTCGATGGCCTCAATGGCGTGCCGGTGATCAACATCCACCTCTGGTTTGATCGCAAGCTCACCGAGATCGACCACCTGCTGTTCAGCCGCAGCCCTCTGTTAAGTGTGTATGCGGACATGAGCAACACCTGCCGGGAATACGAAGACCCCGATCGCTCCATGCTGGAGCTGGTCTTTGCCCCCGCAAAAGACTGGATCGGCCGGCCGGATGAGGAGATCGTGGCCGCCACCCTGGAGGAGCTCAAGCGCCTGTTCCCGCTGCACTTCAGCGGCGATGACCAGGCCCAGCTGCGCAAGTCGATCGTGGTGAAAACGCCCCTCTCGGTGTACAAAACAGTGCCGGGCTGCCAGCAGCTGCGGCCCGACCAGGCCTCGCCGATCGCCAACTTCTTTCTGGCGGGCTGTTACACCATGCAGCGCTATCTGGCTTCGATGGAGGGGGCAGTGCTCAGCGGTAAGCAGTGCGCCCAGGCCATCTCAGCAACGGCCTGA
- a CDS encoding NAD(P)H-quinone oxidoreductase subunit M — MADPHTTELGNPEQLGSATLLKSTTRHVRLFTAHVDKGNLVADPSQLTMDLDPDNEFLWDGPVLAKVQDQFRELVSAHAGAELSEYNLRHIGSELEGLIRQLLQAGELRYNPDARVLNYSMGLPRSSENL, encoded by the coding sequence ATGGCCGACCCCCACACCACTGAGCTTGGCAACCCAGAACAGCTGGGCAGCGCGACCCTACTGAAATCCACCACCCGCCACGTGCGGCTGTTCACCGCCCACGTGGACAAGGGCAACCTGGTGGCCGATCCCAGCCAACTCACCATGGATCTGGATCCGGACAACGAATTCCTCTGGGACGGGCCCGTGCTGGCCAAGGTTCAAGACCAGTTCCGCGAGTTGGTTTCGGCCCATGCCGGGGCCGAACTCAGCGAATACAACCTGCGCCACATCGGCTCCGAGCTCGAAGGGCTAATCCGGCAACTCCTCCAGGCCGGAGAGCTGCGTTACAACCCCGACGCCAGGGTGCTCAATTACTCCATGGGCCTGCCCCGCAGCAGCGAAAACCTGTGA
- a CDS encoding DUF3172 domain-containing protein — protein sequence MSRSRYNADRYRRDPYADDPYERGGSDRGRGRPDPGPAPGGGGPVGGNAPFKFNVATMAILAGVLVVGIGIGTGLSSTTQGDQGNIASSQQLDMAVPDPEFCRQWGASAFVMDIELYTTMNPSSSFVTQPALKPGCVIRRENWSVLQKEGAVTSEQMRQCKQRMNTFAYIGSVKDKPIVRCVYQTDISENKFLTKGVADSTVGITPESDQF from the coding sequence GTGAGCCGCTCCCGCTACAACGCCGATCGCTACCGCAGAGACCCCTACGCCGACGATCCCTATGAAAGGGGGGGGAGCGACAGGGGGCGGGGCAGGCCCGACCCAGGCCCCGCCCCTGGGGGGGGAGGGCCCGTTGGCGGCAACGCACCCTTCAAGTTCAACGTGGCCACCATGGCCATCCTGGCCGGGGTGCTGGTGGTGGGCATCGGCATCGGCACAGGCCTCTCCAGCACCACCCAGGGTGACCAGGGCAACATCGCCAGCTCCCAGCAGCTCGACATGGCCGTGCCCGATCCGGAGTTCTGCCGCCAGTGGGGCGCCAGCGCCTTCGTGATGGACATTGAGCTCTACACGACCATGAACCCCAGCTCGAGTTTTGTGACCCAGCCGGCGCTCAAGCCCGGCTGCGTGATCCGCAGGGAGAACTGGAGCGTGCTGCAGAAAGAAGGAGCTGTCACCTCCGAGCAGATGCGCCAGTGCAAGCAGCGGATGAACACCTTCGCCTACATCGGCTCGGTGAAGGACAAACCGATCGTGCGCTGCGTCTACCAGACAGACATCAGCGAGAACAAGTTCCTCACCAAGGGCGTGGCCGACAGCACCGTGGGCATCACCCCGGAATCCGACCAGTTCTGA
- a CDS encoding LysR family transcriptional regulator, whose translation MADLPFTLDQLRILRAIASEGSFKKAADSLYVTQPAVSLQIQNLEKQLSVSLFDRGGRKAQLTEAGHLLLSYCDRILSQCQEACRALEDLHNLRGGSLIVGASQTTGTYLMPRMIGLFRQKYPEVAVQLQVHSTRRTGWSVANGQVDLAIIGGELPSELCELLQVVPYASDELALVLPVKHPLARLPELTKDDLYRLGFVCLDAQSTTRKMVDQLLARSGLDVARLKIEMELNSFEAIKNAVQSGLGAAFLPVVSIERELSAASLHRPQVADLLVRRQLKLISHPARYCSRAADAFRKEVLPVFASPDSPLRRPLQQESPA comes from the coding sequence ATGGCAGATCTTCCCTTCACCCTTGACCAGCTCCGCATCCTGCGGGCCATCGCCTCGGAGGGCAGTTTCAAGAAGGCTGCCGACAGCCTCTATGTCACCCAGCCGGCGGTGAGCCTGCAGATCCAGAACCTCGAGAAGCAGCTCAGCGTCAGCCTGTTTGACCGGGGCGGCCGTAAGGCCCAGCTCACCGAGGCCGGCCACCTGCTGCTCAGCTACTGCGACCGGATCCTCAGCCAGTGTCAGGAGGCCTGCCGCGCCCTGGAAGACCTCCACAACCTGCGTGGCGGCTCCCTGATCGTCGGCGCCAGCCAGACCACCGGCACCTACCTGATGCCGCGCATGATCGGCCTGTTTCGCCAGAAATACCCTGAGGTGGCGGTGCAGCTGCAGGTGCATAGCACCCGCCGCACCGGCTGGAGCGTGGCTAACGGCCAGGTGGATCTGGCGATCATTGGCGGCGAATTGCCCAGTGAGCTCTGTGAGCTGCTGCAGGTGGTGCCCTATGCCAGCGATGAGCTGGCCCTGGTGCTGCCGGTGAAGCACCCCCTGGCCCGCCTGCCGGAACTCACCAAGGACGACCTCTACCGGCTTGGCTTTGTCTGCCTCGATGCCCAGTCCACCACCCGCAAGATGGTGGACCAGCTGCTAGCCCGCTCCGGCCTGGATGTGGCCCGTCTCAAGATCGAGATGGAGCTCAACTCGTTTGAGGCGATCAAGAACGCCGTGCAGAGCGGCCTGGGTGCCGCCTTCCTGCCGGTGGTGTCGATCGAGCGGGAGCTCTCGGCGGCCAGTCTGCACCGCCCCCAGGTGGCCGACCTGCTGGTGCGTCGTCAGCTCAAGCTGATCAGCCACCCGGCCCGCTACTGCTCCCGGGCCGCCGACGCCTTCCGCAAGGAGGTGCTGCCGGTTTTCGCCAGCCCCGACAGCCCCCTGCGTCGGCCCCTCCAGCAGGAAAGCCCTGCCTGA